The following are encoded in a window of Fulvia fulva chromosome 7, complete sequence genomic DNA:
- a CDS encoding GTP-binding protein ypt2, which produces MAGTRNYDFLIKLLLIGDSGVGKSCCLLRFSEDSFTPSFITTIGIDFKIRTIELDGKRVKLQIWDTAGQERFRTITTAYYRGAMGILLVYDVTDERSFNNIRTWFSNVEQHATEGVNKILIGNKCDWEEKRAVSTEQGQALADELGIPFMEVSAKSNINVEKAFYSLAGDIKKRIVDTQTPQQQQSAGGVQVGGGQSAVGGLGKNCC; this is translated from the exons ATGGCAGGCACGAGGAATTATGATTTTCTT ATCAAACTGCTCCTAATCGGCGACTCGGGCGTAGGAAAGTCATGCTGTCTCCTGCGCTTCAGCGAAGACTCTTTCACCCCCTCCTTCATCACCACCATCGGCATCGACTTCAAGATCCGGACAATCGAGCTTGACGGCAAGAGGGTGAAACTGCAGATCTGGGATACCGCGGGTCAAGAGCGTTTCAGGACCATTACAACTGCGTACTACCGAGGCGCGATGGGAATCCTGTTGGTGTATGATGTTACGGATGAGAGAAGTTTCAACA ACATCCGAACATGGTTCTCCAACGTTGAGCAACACGCCACCGAAGGCGTCAACAAAATCCTCATAGGCAACAAATGCGACTGGGAAGAAAAGCGCGCCGTCTCCACCGAGCAGGGCCAAGCCCTCGCCGACGAGCTAGGAATCCCCTTCATGGAAGTCTCCGCCAAGTCGAACATTAACGTCGAGAAGGCCTTTTACAGCCTCGCCGGAGACATCAAGAAACGCATTGTGGATACCCAGACTCCGCAGCAACAGCAGAGCGCGGGTGGCGTGCAAGTTGGAGGCGGTCAGAGTGCTGTCGGTGGATTGGGGAAGAACTGCTGTTAA